In one window of Caballeronia sp. TF1N1 DNA:
- the purL gene encoding phosphoribosylformylglycinamidine synthase, with protein MAHFSCFPGASALSDFRQTRLLETLARIDANIVGVRGQFLHFVNSAEPLSDEDSNRIHALMHYGAPLEEGKERGHAETFLVVPRFGTVSPWASKATDIAHHCGLTQVRRIERGVEYTVVLKSGLLGGRKTLSDEARAAVADALHDRMTESVAASRDQALHLFDELPAKPLQTVDIIGAGRSALEAANAELGLALAEDEIVYLVDAFKNLNRNPTDVELMMFAQANSEHCRHKIFNGEWTIDGEKQDLSLFAMIRNTEKLNHEGTIVAYSDNSAIMAGGVAERWFPRGESEQYQRKVELTHTLMKVETHNHPTAISPFAGAATGSGGEIRDEGATGRGARPKAGLAGFTVSNLDLPDARQKWENARDAATPLVSRNPSETHEAYGRPDRIASPLQIMIDGPIGAAAFNNEFGRPNLGGYFRTFEQNVAGRVRGYHKPIMIAGGIGNISDQHTHKNDLPAGTLLIQIGGPGMRIGMGGGAASSMATGANTAELDFDSVQRGNPEIQRRAQEVINSCWQLGEHNPILSIHDVGAGGISNAFPELVDGAGKGARFELRKVQLEESGLSPREIWSNEAQERYVLAIAPADLPAFEAMCERERCPVAVVGVATDERDLELIDDENEGQEPVDMPMDVLLGKPPKMHRDVAREHPSFTPVDVTGLQLSEVAVDVLKHPTVASKSFLITIGDRSVGGTTARDQFVGPWQVPVADCAITTMDYAGYRGEAMTMAERTPLAVIDAPASGRMAVGEAVTNIAAAPIESLSKLKLSANWMAACGSAGEDAALYDTVKAIGMELCPALGISIPVGKDSLSMRTKWQDARGGSREVVSPVSLIISAFAPVEDVRRQLTPQLVAESDTVLIAIDLGRGRNRMGGSILAQVTQQVGDAVPDVDDPEDLKRFFASIQALNADGKLLAYHDRSDGGLWATVCEMAFAGHVGVSLNVDMLTLDADHESDYGDAKDWTKQTSGRRDDRTIRALFTEELGAVVQVRAADRDAVLGALRGHGLSACAHVIGKPNERDTVEIYRDAKKIFDAPRTELQRAWSEVSWRIARLRDNPACADAEYDALLDAGDPGLSPVLTFDPAEDVAAPFIATNTRPRVAILREQGVNSHLETAYAFDRAGFDAHDVHMSDLLEGRATLADFAGAVACGGFSYGDVLGAGEGWAKTIRFNPRLSDMFAAFFSRADTFALGICNGCQMMSNLASIIPGAEAWPKFTRNKSEQFEARFSLVEVESSPSIFFSGMEGSRIPVAVAHGEGFADFSQQGDAAKALVAMRFVDHHGRATEQYPFNPNGSPQGITSVTTPDGRFTVLMPHMERVHRNVQMSWTPDDWTTDGSPWLRVFQNARRFMG; from the coding sequence ATGGCCCACTTCTCGTGTTTCCCCGGCGCTTCGGCCCTCTCCGATTTCCGTCAGACCCGCCTCCTCGAGACGCTCGCGCGCATCGACGCGAACATCGTCGGCGTGCGCGGCCAGTTTCTGCACTTCGTGAATTCGGCCGAACCGCTTTCCGATGAGGACAGCAACCGCATCCACGCGCTGATGCACTACGGTGCGCCGCTCGAAGAAGGCAAGGAACGCGGCCACGCCGAAACGTTTCTGGTCGTGCCGCGCTTCGGCACGGTGTCGCCGTGGGCGAGCAAGGCAACCGACATCGCGCATCATTGCGGCCTCACGCAAGTGCGGCGTATCGAGCGCGGCGTCGAATACACGGTCGTCCTGAAGAGCGGTCTGCTCGGCGGCAGGAAAACCCTGTCGGACGAAGCGCGCGCCGCCGTTGCCGACGCGTTGCACGACCGCATGACCGAAAGCGTCGCGGCCTCGCGCGATCAGGCGCTGCATCTCTTCGACGAACTGCCCGCCAAGCCTTTGCAGACGGTCGATATCATCGGCGCCGGGCGTTCGGCGCTCGAAGCGGCCAACGCGGAACTGGGCCTCGCGCTCGCGGAAGACGAGATCGTCTATCTCGTCGATGCCTTCAAAAACCTCAACCGCAATCCGACCGACGTCGAACTGATGATGTTCGCGCAGGCCAACAGCGAACATTGCCGCCACAAGATTTTCAACGGCGAATGGACCATCGACGGCGAGAAGCAGGATCTGTCGCTCTTCGCCATGATCCGCAACACCGAGAAGCTGAATCACGAAGGCACGATCGTCGCGTACTCGGACAACTCGGCGATCATGGCGGGCGGCGTCGCGGAGCGCTGGTTTCCGCGCGGCGAGAGCGAGCAGTATCAGCGCAAGGTCGAGTTGACGCACACGCTGATGAAGGTCGAAACGCATAACCACCCGACCGCGATCTCGCCGTTCGCGGGCGCGGCAACGGGCTCGGGCGGCGAAATCCGCGACGAAGGCGCGACCGGTCGCGGCGCGCGTCCGAAAGCCGGTCTCGCGGGCTTCACGGTATCGAACCTCGATTTGCCCGATGCGCGTCAAAAGTGGGAAAACGCCCGCGATGCCGCCACGCCGCTCGTCTCGCGCAATCCGTCGGAAACGCATGAGGCGTATGGCCGGCCGGATCGCATTGCGTCGCCGTTGCAGATCATGATCGACGGGCCCATCGGCGCGGCGGCATTCAACAACGAATTCGGCCGTCCGAACCTGGGCGGCTATTTCCGCACCTTCGAGCAGAACGTCGCGGGCCGCGTGCGCGGCTATCACAAGCCGATCATGATCGCGGGCGGCATCGGCAATATCTCGGACCAGCACACGCACAAGAACGATCTGCCGGCGGGCACGCTGCTGATCCAGATCGGCGGACCGGGCATGCGCATCGGCATGGGCGGCGGCGCGGCGAGTTCGATGGCCACGGGCGCGAACACCGCCGAGCTGGACTTCGATTCCGTGCAGCGCGGCAATCCTGAAATTCAACGCCGCGCGCAGGAAGTCATCAACTCGTGCTGGCAACTGGGCGAGCACAACCCCATTCTGTCGATTCACGACGTCGGCGCGGGCGGCATTTCGAATGCGTTCCCCGAACTCGTCGATGGCGCGGGAAAGGGCGCGCGCTTCGAACTGCGCAAGGTACAGCTCGAGGAAAGCGGACTGTCGCCGCGCGAAATTTGGTCGAACGAAGCGCAAGAGCGCTATGTGCTGGCCATCGCGCCCGCCGATCTGCCGGCCTTCGAGGCAATGTGCGAGCGTGAACGCTGCCCGGTGGCAGTGGTTGGCGTGGCGACGGACGAGCGCGACCTCGAACTCATCGACGATGAAAACGAAGGTCAGGAACCCGTCGACATGCCGATGGATGTGCTGCTCGGCAAGCCGCCGAAAATGCATCGCGACGTTGCGCGCGAACATCCGAGCTTCACGCCGGTCGATGTCACCGGCCTGCAGCTTTCGGAAGTCGCCGTCGATGTGCTCAAGCACCCGACCGTCGCGAGCAAGTCGTTTCTCATCACCATCGGCGACCGTTCGGTGGGCGGCACGACGGCGCGCGACCAGTTCGTGGGCCCGTGGCAAGTGCCGGTGGCCGATTGCGCCATCACGACCATGGACTACGCGGGCTATCGCGGCGAAGCCATGACGATGGCCGAGCGCACGCCACTCGCCGTCATCGACGCACCCGCATCCGGCCGCATGGCAGTGGGCGAAGCAGTGACGAATATCGCTGCCGCGCCGATCGAATCGTTGAGCAAGCTCAAGCTCTCCGCCAACTGGATGGCCGCGTGCGGCAGCGCGGGCGAAGACGCGGCGCTCTACGACACGGTGAAGGCCATCGGCATGGAACTGTGCCCGGCGCTCGGCATCAGCATTCCGGTCGGCAAGGATTCGCTGTCGATGCGCACCAAGTGGCAGGACGCACGCGGCGGCTCACGGGAAGTGGTGTCGCCGGTGTCGCTCATCATCTCGGCGTTCGCGCCGGTCGAGGACGTGCGCCGTCAACTCACGCCGCAACTCGTCGCGGAGTCCGATACGGTGCTGATCGCCATCGATCTGGGGCGCGGGCGCAATCGCATGGGCGGCAGCATCCTCGCGCAAGTGACGCAGCAAGTGGGCGATGCCGTGCCCGACGTCGACGATCCCGAAGACCTCAAGCGCTTCTTCGCGTCCATTCAGGCGCTCAACGCCGACGGCAAGCTGCTTGCCTATCACGACCGCTCGGACGGCGGCCTGTGGGCGACGGTCTGCGAGATGGCGTTCGCGGGGCACGTGGGCGTGTCGCTCAACGTCGACATGCTGACACTCGATGCCGACCACGAATCCGATTACGGCGACGCGAAAGACTGGACCAAGCAGACGAGCGGCCGGCGCGACGACCGCACGATCCGCGCGCTGTTCACGGAAGAACTCGGCGCGGTGGTGCAAGTGCGCGCGGCGGATCGCGATGCCGTGCTCGGCGCGTTGCGCGGGCATGGTTTGTCGGCGTGCGCGCATGTCATCGGCAAGCCGAACGAGCGCGACACGGTCGAGATCTATCGCGACGCGAAGAAGATTTTCGATGCGCCGCGTACCGAGTTGCAGCGCGCATGGAGCGAGGTGAGCTGGCGCATCGCGCGTCTGCGCGACAACCCCGCTTGTGCCGACGCCGAATACGACGCATTGCTCGATGCCGGCGATCCCGGCTTGTCGCCCGTGTTGACCTTCGATCCGGCGGAAGACGTCGCCGCGCCGTTCATCGCGACGAACACGCGTCCGCGCGTGGCGATCTTGCGCGAGCAGGGCGTGAACTCGCATCTCGAAACCGCGTATGCATTCGACCGCGCGGGCTTCGATGCACATGACGTACATATGAGCGATCTGCTCGAAGGCCGCGCGACACTCGCCGACTTCGCGGGCGCGGTGGCGTGCGGCGGCTTCTCGTATGGCGACGTGCTGGGTGCGGGCGAAGGCTGGGCCAAGACCATTCGCTTCAACCCGCGTCTTTCCGATATGTTCGCCGCCTTCTTTAGCCGCGCCGATACCTTCGCGCTCGGCATCTGCAACGGCTGCCAGATGATGTCGAACCTGGCGTCGATCATCCCCGGCGCCGAGGCGTGGCCCAAGTTCACGCGCAACAAGTCCGAGCAGTTCGAAGCGCGCTTCTCGCTCGTGGAAGTGGAGAGTTCGCCGTCGATCTTCTTTAGCGGCATGGAAGGCTCGCGCATTCCGGTTGCGGTCGCGCACGGTGAAGGTTTCGCCGATTTCTCGCAACAGGGCGATGCCGCGAAGGCACTCGTCGCCATGCGTTTCGTCGATCATCACGGCCGCGCGACGGAGCAGTATCCGTTCAACCCGAACGGCTCGCCGCAAGGCATCACGTCGGTCACGACGCCCGACGGCCGCTTCACCGTTTTGATGCCGCATATGGAGCGCGTGCATCGCAATGTGCAAATGAGCTGGACACCGGATGACTGGACCACTGACGGCAGTCCGTGGCTGCGCGTGTTTCAGAACGCGCGGCGGTTCATGGGGTGA
- a CDS encoding FAD-dependent oxidoreductase — MDVIVIGGGIAGIATAYQLHAAGHRVCVVERYATVAQGATYGQGGALLPSPLDVWFGPTFMSSNRAKQNGMVVKTGFHSAVRDFLKQLAMLREPDAFAAQYALLEPLVALSRRTVAEIESALQLEFEQRRGMLHVFRHARELEEAQPAIDLLRQFKVPHRVLTPEECVAAEHSVPEYPEFAGGVLLPEERTANCPLFTKQLKQVLEDGGVQFRMNRTVTALRLDDKRAAVELADPDASRNKRNENVELITADAVVVAAGAETPALVRKSTPWLYPLRMHTLTAPIAYEERAPHLTVVDSMKRITMTRVNQRLRVAGAGVFQSASKADKPLDASLARRALDVLGQGTHDWIPGAGRVSAARPWEGLRLFSADGLPAVGATRHPRVFVNAAHGPAGWGLACGSAKVVADLLSDVTSEVPEQTLAALSIERF; from the coding sequence ATGGATGTCATCGTTATCGGCGGAGGAATCGCCGGCATCGCCACCGCTTACCAGTTGCATGCGGCCGGGCATCGCGTCTGCGTGGTCGAGCGCTACGCGACGGTCGCCCAAGGCGCCACTTATGGCCAGGGCGGCGCGCTTTTGCCCTCTCCGCTCGATGTCTGGTTCGGACCGACCTTCATGTCGTCGAACCGCGCGAAGCAAAACGGCATGGTCGTGAAGACCGGCTTTCATAGCGCCGTGCGCGATTTTTTGAAACAACTCGCCATGCTGCGCGAGCCGGACGCGTTCGCGGCGCAATATGCGTTGCTGGAACCGCTCGTCGCGTTGTCGCGCCGTACCGTCGCGGAAATCGAGAGCGCACTGCAACTCGAATTCGAACAGCGGCGCGGCATGCTGCACGTGTTTCGTCACGCGCGCGAGCTGGAGGAAGCGCAACCGGCCATCGATCTGTTGCGGCAGTTCAAGGTGCCGCATCGCGTGCTGACGCCTGAGGAATGCGTCGCGGCGGAGCATTCGGTGCCCGAATATCCCGAATTCGCGGGCGGCGTTTTGCTGCCCGAGGAGCGCACGGCCAATTGCCCGCTCTTCACCAAGCAACTGAAGCAGGTGCTCGAAGACGGCGGCGTGCAGTTTCGCATGAATCGCACGGTGACGGCGCTGCGTCTGGACGATAAGCGCGCGGCCGTCGAACTCGCCGATCCGGACGCAAGCCGCAACAAGCGCAACGAAAATGTCGAGTTGATCACGGCGGACGCCGTCGTGGTCGCGGCGGGAGCCGAGACGCCCGCGCTCGTCAGGAAGTCCACGCCGTGGCTCTATCCGCTGCGCATGCATACGCTCACCGCGCCGATTGCGTACGAAGAGCGCGCGCCGCATCTGACGGTCGTCGATTCGATGAAGCGCATCACGATGACACGTGTGAACCAGCGTCTGCGCGTGGCGGGCGCGGGCGTGTTCCAGAGCGCGTCCAAGGCCGACAAGCCGCTCGATGCGAGCCTCGCCCGTCGTGCCCTCGACGTGCTCGGTCAGGGCACGCACGACTGGATTCCGGGCGCGGGACGCGTCTCGGCCGCGCGTCCGTGGGAAGGCCTGCGGCTCTTTTCCGCCGATGGCCTGCCGGCAGTCGGCGCGACACGGCATCCGCGTGTGTTCGTGAACGCGGCGCATGGTCCGGCGGGCTGGGGGCTCGCGTGCGGGTCGGCGAAGGTGGTGGCGGACCTCCTGTCCGATGTGACGTCCGAGGTTCCGGAACAGACGCTTGCGGCGTTGAGTATCGAGCGGTTTTGA
- the pgi gene encoding glucose-6-phosphate isomerase: protein MTLKSLPAWSALQSHYDAISGERLRDWFAPQNDTAPTRAERFTFDGGGISIDFSKNRITDATLKLLIQLAEEAKVTERRDAMFAGDIVNITEHRAVLHTALRAQTDDAPFAEQVRAERAKMAAFADKVRDGSWTGYTGKRIRHVVNIGIGGSDLGPKMVVHALHHLASKELDTHFVSNVDGADLWNVLQQVDAEETLAIIVSKTFTTLETMTNAHSMRDWFLKQGCPESELSKHFVGVSANPAEVVKFGIAKENVFEMWDWVGGRYSLWSAVGLSIVISVGPKNFDALLEGAYAMDQHFREAPLDKNLPVLMGMIGIWYRNFFGSQSDLIAPYSQALHYLPSYLQQLEMESNGKSATLAGGMVDYPTAAVIWGEPGTNGQHAFFQMLHQGPTIIPIDFIAVLTPEHPLVDHHAKLLANCFAQSEALMLGRTLEEAKKVAGPGKEELATHLSFPGNRPTTTIILDALTPEALGALIALYEHKVLVQGAVWDVNSFDQWGVELGKILGKVVEADITAASADPKKHDASTSALIERARKALKY, encoded by the coding sequence ATGACGCTCAAATCGCTACCCGCCTGGTCGGCGCTCCAATCGCACTACGATGCCATCTCCGGCGAGCGCCTGCGCGACTGGTTCGCGCCGCAAAACGACACCGCGCCCACGCGCGCCGAGCGCTTCACGTTCGACGGCGGCGGTATCAGCATCGACTTCTCCAAGAACCGCATCACCGACGCCACGCTCAAGCTGCTCATCCAGCTCGCCGAAGAGGCGAAGGTGACCGAGCGCCGCGATGCCATGTTCGCGGGCGATATCGTCAATATCACGGAACATCGCGCGGTGCTGCATACGGCGCTGCGCGCGCAAACCGACGACGCGCCATTCGCCGAACAGGTCCGCGCCGAGCGCGCGAAAATGGCCGCGTTCGCCGACAAGGTCCGCGACGGCTCGTGGACCGGCTATACCGGCAAGCGTATCCGCCATGTGGTGAACATCGGCATCGGCGGCTCGGACCTCGGGCCGAAGATGGTCGTGCACGCGCTGCATCATCTGGCATCGAAAGAACTCGACACGCATTTCGTCTCCAATGTCGATGGCGCCGATCTCTGGAACGTGCTCCAGCAAGTCGATGCCGAAGAGACGCTCGCGATCATCGTCTCCAAGACCTTCACGACGCTCGAAACCATGACCAACGCGCACTCCATGCGCGATTGGTTCTTGAAGCAGGGCTGCCCGGAAAGCGAGCTTTCGAAGCACTTCGTCGGCGTCTCGGCGAACCCGGCGGAAGTGGTCAAGTTCGGCATCGCGAAAGAAAACGTCTTCGAGATGTGGGACTGGGTCGGCGGGCGCTATTCGCTGTGGTCGGCGGTGGGCCTGTCCATCGTGATCTCGGTCGGACCGAAGAATTTCGACGCGCTGCTGGAAGGCGCGTACGCGATGGATCAACACTTCCGCGAAGCGCCGCTCGACAAGAATCTGCCCGTGCTGATGGGCATGATCGGCATCTGGTATCGCAACTTTTTCGGCTCGCAGAGCGATCTGATCGCGCCTTATTCGCAGGCGCTGCACTATCTGCCTTCGTATCTTCAGCAATTGGAGATGGAAAGCAACGGCAAGTCGGCGACGCTGGCAGGCGGCATGGTCGATTACCCGACCGCTGCCGTGATCTGGGGCGAGCCCGGCACGAACGGCCAGCACGCGTTTTTCCAGATGCTGCATCAAGGGCCGACCATCATCCCGATCGATTTCATCGCCGTGCTCACGCCTGAGCATCCGCTCGTCGATCACCATGCGAAGCTGCTCGCCAACTGCTTCGCGCAAAGCGAAGCGCTGATGCTCGGCCGCACGCTCGAAGAGGCGAAGAAGGTCGCGGGCCCGGGCAAGGAAGAACTTGCCACGCATTTGAGCTTTCCGGGGAATCGGCCGACCACGACCATCATTCTCGATGCGCTCACGCCCGAGGCGCTCGGCGCGCTTATCGCGCTGTACGAACACAAGGTGCTCGTGCAGGGCGCGGTGTGGGACGTGAACTCGTTCGATCAGTGGGGCGTGGAACTCGGCAAGATTCTCGGCAAGGTGGTCGAGGCGGATATCACCGCCGCGAGCGCCGATCCGAAGAAGCACGATGCCTCGACCTCCGCGTTGATCGAGCGCGCGCGCAAGGCTCTGAAATATTGA
- a CDS encoding NAD(P)H-hydrate dehydratase → MTDPRPPYFTPRDDALALLTLTELRSLEARAAAALPPHTLMARAGAAAAQLLLDTRDFHTKKPVWIVAGPGNNGGDALVMAERLHRAGVTVRVCMPVEVKPDDARWALEAARAAGVTIDTEVPASFDEFGWLIDGMFGIGLTRVLDGVFADIATRLSQSARDADSRDHGRVLALDVPSGLDSDTGAPVAGGASVRANETITFIGAKPGHFTAEGRDLCGTLHVATLDIEPPAAPSIVLNVPALFAAHMPPRDNATNKGTFGTLAVIGGDTGMCGAPILAARMALYGGAGKVNVAFLGEGAPSYDPPHPELMLHHVDDFALEKMDALSIGCGMGKSDRARKVLADVLKLDVAKLLDADALNLVSKDDALAAEVAGRGAKGNPCVLTPHPLEAARLLQSDAKAVQADRIAAARRLATRYSAVIVLKGSGTVIASPDGRVAINPTGNAGLATGGTGDVLGGLIGALLAQKLPAYEAALAGVYFHGQAAEHLASEGTGPAGLTAGELAPAVRSLINRRFYQRQQRA, encoded by the coding sequence ATGACCGATCCCCGACCGCCCTACTTCACGCCCCGCGACGATGCCCTCGCGCTCCTGACGCTCACGGAGCTGCGTTCGCTCGAAGCGCGCGCCGCCGCCGCGCTGCCGCCTCACACGCTGATGGCCCGCGCAGGCGCCGCCGCCGCACAGCTTCTGCTCGATACGCGCGACTTTCATACGAAGAAGCCCGTCTGGATCGTCGCCGGCCCCGGCAACAACGGCGGCGATGCGCTCGTGATGGCCGAGCGGCTTCACCGCGCGGGCGTGACGGTGCGCGTTTGCATGCCGGTCGAGGTCAAGCCCGACGACGCCCGCTGGGCGCTCGAAGCGGCGCGTGCCGCAGGCGTGACGATAGACACCGAAGTCCCCGCATCGTTCGATGAATTCGGCTGGCTGATCGACGGCATGTTCGGCATCGGCCTGACACGGGTGCTGGACGGCGTGTTCGCCGACATCGCGACACGTCTGTCGCAAAGCGCGCGCGATGCCGACAGCCGCGACCACGGCCGCGTGCTCGCGCTCGATGTCCCGAGCGGTCTCGACAGCGACACCGGCGCACCCGTCGCGGGTGGCGCAAGCGTGCGCGCAAACGAGACGATCACGTTCATCGGCGCGAAGCCGGGCCACTTCACGGCGGAAGGCCGCGATCTGTGCGGCACGCTGCATGTCGCCACGCTCGACATCGAGCCGCCCGCCGCACCTTCCATCGTGCTCAACGTGCCGGCCCTTTTCGCGGCCCACATGCCGCCGCGCGACAACGCGACCAACAAAGGCACGTTCGGCACGCTTGCCGTGATCGGCGGCGATACCGGCATGTGCGGCGCGCCCATCCTCGCCGCGCGCATGGCGCTCTACGGCGGCGCGGGCAAGGTCAACGTGGCGTTTCTAGGCGAAGGTGCGCCGTCCTACGATCCGCCGCATCCCGAACTGATGCTGCATCACGTCGACGACTTCGCGCTCGAAAAGATGGACGCGCTTTCGATCGGCTGCGGCATGGGTAAGAGCGACCGCGCGAGAAAAGTGCTCGCCGATGTCCTGAAGCTCGACGTCGCCAAGCTGCTCGACGCCGATGCGCTCAATCTCGTCTCGAAGGACGACGCCCTCGCCGCAGAAGTCGCGGGACGCGGCGCCAAGGGCAATCCGTGCGTGCTCACGCCGCATCCGCTAGAAGCCGCGCGGCTCTTGCAAAGCGATGCAAAGGCGGTGCAGGCCGACCGCATCGCGGCCGCGCGTCGGTTGGCAACGCGTTATTCGGCGGTCATCGTGCTGAAAGGCTCGGGCACGGTCATCGCGTCGCCGGATGGCCGCGTCGCCATCAATCCGACCGGAAACGCAGGACTCGCCACCGGCGGCACCGGCGACGTGCTCGGCGGATTGATCGGAGCATTGCTCGCCCAAAAGTTGCCTGCGTATGAGGCGGCGCTGGCAGGCGTGTACTTTCACGGGCAGGCCGCCGAGCATCTGGCGAGCGAAGGCACCGGGCCTGCGGGACTGACGGCGGGCGAACTTGCGCCTGCCGTGCGCAGTCTCATCAATCGGCGCTTCTATCAACGACAGCAGCGCGCCTGA